The DNA sequence CTGAATATTGAGCGAGATATGCTCGGATTATATGTTTCCGATCATCCGCTTTCCGGGTTAGAAGCTTTCCTGGATCGGGTCGCTGACCATACAGTTTTGGGGATTCAAAATGATGAAAATCCACTTGATGGGCAGACGGTGACAGTTGCAGGACTCATTACATCGGTTCAAACACGTATTTCGCAGAAGAACGGAAAAACCTGGGCGACGGCTACGATTGAAGATTTTACCGGCTCGATCGAAGTGAATTTCTTCCCGGCAACATACCAGTCTGTTTCGCACTTTTTACTTCCAGACACAGTAGTGACTATTAAAGCTCGAATGTCAGTGCGAGATAGCGGTGTTCAACTTAATGCTATGGATATGAATGTTCCGCAGCTTGCTGGAATTACTGAAGATACTCCGCTAGATATTCAAATACCAGAACGCATGCTTACCCAAGATATGATGGCACGGCTATCTGATCTGCTTTGTCAGTACCCTGGAAAAGCTCCGATTCGAGTACACGTGCGGCAACTAGGGAAAACAACGGTTGTTCAACTGCATGATGGGTACAAGGTCAATGTTAATCCTGCCTTGCTTTCGAACCTTCGGGTTCTTCTCGGCAAAAACGCCTTGCTAGCAGAGTAATAATACGAACAATAGTGGGCAGGCATCTCATCGCGAGATGCCTGCCCACTATTGTGGCGTTAATTTGCTACGCGTAAGTCTTAAGCTTGGCAGACCCGGGCGCGCATTCGAGGACCGCCGGGATATGCCACTTCAACAAGATCACCGTCATTGAGCTTGGCAGAACGATGTGTATTAACCTGACCATTAACTCGAACGAAACCTTCTTGTATGACTTCTCGGGCCTGTCCACCCGTTTCCGTCAATCCAGCAAGTTTAACAAATTGGCCAAGCTGGATGGGCAAGCGGACATCAAATTCTTCTGTCATGAGTTTCTCCATTCGGTGATATGGACGTTGGATCTTCGGCAAGTGCATCAGCAAGATCTCCTAAAGGACTAGGAGAGACGTCATTTTCTTTAGCTACCTCGTTTATGATGTCATCTCCAGCGCGTTTACGCCGAATGACAAAAACACTATAGACTCCAAGGATTGCGATGATCATCAGAAGGCTCCACGGTGAACCGGTAACAGAAGCCATAGCAGCTTTCCAGACGGTCCATCCAATGGTGGCGTAAATTGTCGCCCAGGCCAGCCCTCCAGGAATCATAGCCGCAGTAAAAACGGTCCACGGCATCCGAAGAATTCCGGAAGATAGTAGAGCAATTGTTTGGAATCCAACAGTGAGAAACGAGAAAGTGACAACGGGCCAGCCACGTCGTTGAACAGCGTCGATACCACGTACAATCCGTTCAGAGGTTAGCCAAGCTTCAAAACGCTGCGACCAAAGCCCTCGTCGTGGATCACCTACAACCTTGCTATAGACAATGTAAGCAACGCAGCGACCCAGCCAATACGTTCCTTGGGCCCGGAAAAAAATAACGACGCATAAAAACGAAAAGACGATAATGAAAGGACCATGGGAGAGAAAGTCCGATAGGTATGACACTATGTTTTCCATTATTTTGTGTCTTTTGTGGAACATTCGGCGCACAGTCCGAATATCTCGAAAGAGTGTGATACACGGGTAAAACCGTGTTGA is a window from the Arcanobacterium buesumense genome containing:
- a CDS encoding DedA family protein, coding for MENIVSYLSDFLSHGPFIIVFSFLCVVIFFRAQGTYWLGRCVAYIVYSKVVGDPRRGLWSQRFEAWLTSERIVRGIDAVQRRGWPVVTFSFLTVGFQTIALLSSGILRMPWTVFTAAMIPGGLAWATIYATIGWTVWKAAMASVTGSPWSLLMIIAILGVYSVFVIRRKRAGDDIINEVAKENDVSPSPLGDLADALAEDPTSISPNGETHDRRI
- a CDS encoding RNA-binding S4 domain-containing protein, whose amino-acid sequence is MTEEFDVRLPIQLGQFVKLAGLTETGGQAREVIQEGFVRVNGQVNTHRSAKLNDGDLVEVAYPGGPRMRARVCQA